From the Streptomyces sp. NBC_01216 genome, the window AGTCCCTGCGGTGACCCCTTGCGCAGTCCGTCCAGGATGCCGTCCAGGTCCTCGTCCGAGGCCGTGACCAGGCCCATCCGGATCGCCTCGGCCGGCCCGAAACGCTCGCCGGTGAGGTAGTACCGCGCCGCCGCCCGCTGCTCCAGCTTCGGCAGCAGGGTGAGCGAGATGACGGCCGGCGCCACCCCGATCCGGACCTCGGTGAGGGCGAAGTCCGCCGTCTCGGAGGCGACGACCAGGTCGCAGGCGCCCAGCAGGCCGAGACCGCCGGCCCGGGCGTGCCCCCGTACGACGCCCACGACGGGCTTCGGCAGTTCGACCAGCTGCCGCAGCAGCGCCACGAAGGTGTACGGGTTCGGCGGGGCCTTCAGGTCCGCGCCCGCGCTGAAGGTGGACCCGGTGTGCGCCAGCACCACCGCCCGGACTCCCGGGTCCTTCCCGCAGGCCGTCAGCGCCGCCGCGAGCTCGGCGACGAGGGCCGCCGAGAGCGCGTTGCGGTTGGCGGGCGAGTCGAGGGTCAGGGTCGTGATGCCGCGCTCACAGGCGGCGGTTACCAGGGTCATGCGCCTTCTCGCTCCCTCAGTTCGCGGCGCAGGATCTTCCCCGACGCGGCCCGCGGGACCGTGTCGACGAACTCCACCCGCCGGATCTTCTTGTACGGGGCCACCTTCCCGGCCACGAAGTCGGTCACCTCCCTCGCCGACAGTTCCTCCGCGCCCGCCTGCCGGACGACGTACGCCTTCGGGATCTCGTTGCCGTCCTCGTCGTACACGCCGATCACGGCCGCGTCCGCGACGCCCTGGTGGGTCAGCAGCAGCGCTTCCAGTTCGGCCGGGGCGACCTGGAAGCCCTTGTACTTGATGAGTTCCTTGACCCGGTCGACGACGAAGAGCCAGCCGTCCTCGTCGACCCGGCCGACGTCCCCGGTGCGCACCCAGCCTTCGGCGTCGATCATGGCGGCGGTGGCGTCGGGCCGGCCCAGATAACCCTTCATGACCTGCGGGCCGCGGATCGCTATCTCACCCTCCTCGCCGACGGCCGCGTCCCGGGCCGGGTCCGCCAGTGAGACCAGCCTCATCTCGGTGGACGGGAGGAGCTTGCCGACCGTCCCGGGCGGCGGGGCCGGGGCCCGCAGCGGCACGACGTGCGTGCCGGGCGAGAGTTCCGTCATGCCGTACGCCTGCCGGATCGGGGGCAGCTTCAGCCGCTCCGAGCAGGCCCGCGCGAGGGCTCCGTCCAGCGGGGCGGCGGAGCAGACGATGTACCTCAGGGACGACAGGTCGTACCGTGCGACCGACGGGTGCTTGGCCAGGGCGAGGACGATCGGCGGGGCGACGTACAGGGCGTTGATGCGGTGCTTCTCGATCGCCGCGAGGAACTCGTCGAGGTCGAAGCGCGGCAGTACGACGACCGCGGCTCCCTTGCGCAGCGGGGCGTTCATCAGCGCGGTGAGGCCGTAGATGTGGAAGAACGGCAGCACGGCGAGGATGCGGTCACCCGGACCCATCGGGATGAGGGGTTCGAGCTGGGCCAGGTTGGTGGCGATCGAACGGTGGGTGAGCATCACTCCCTTGGGGACTCCGGTGGTGCCGGAGGAGTAGGGGAGCGCGGCGATGTCCTCGTCCGGGTCGATGGGGACCTCCGGCTCGGGCGCTTGGGTGCCCAGCATCGCCTGGAGGGAGCGGTGCCCCTCGGCCCGGTCGCAGACGAGGATCTCCTCGACGCCGCCGGCCAGCCGGGCGGCGTGGCGGGCGGCGTCGAGGAGCGGGGAGACGGTGACGATCCAGCGGGCCCCGCAGTCCCGCAGCTGCTTGGCGAACTCCTCCGGCGTGGACAGCGGATGGACGGTGGTGACGGAGGCGCCGGCGCGGGAGGCGGCGTAGAACGCGACCGGGAAGAGCACGGTGTTGGGGCTGTGCAGGGCGAGGACGTCTCCCTTGCGCAGCCCCGCCTCGGCCAGGCCCGCGGCGATCCGCCGGTGGAACAGGTCGACCTGGGCGTAGGACAGGGTGGTGCCGCCGTTCCCGTCGATCAGGGCGGGCAGGTCGCCCCGTTCGGCTGCGTGCCCGAGGACGGCCTCGTGGATGGGCTGGGAGACGGCCGGGACATCCGCGTACTCGCTGAGAAACACCATGGCTTGACCCCTTGGGTTGCGGACAGTGTTCGCCAGAATCGCGCGTGTCAGTACGACTTGGGGAGACCCAGGGACTGATGGGACACGTAGTTGAGGATCATTTCCCGGCTGACCGGCGCGATCCGGGCGACCCGGGAGGCCGCGATGAGGCGGGCGAGGCCGTACTCCCGGGTGAGGCCGTTCCCGCCGAGGGTGTGCACGGCCTGGTCGACGGCCTTCACGCATGCCTCGGCGGCGGCGTACTTGGCCATGTTGGCGGCCTCCCCCGCGCCGGCGTCGTCGCCCGCGTCGTAGAGGTGGGCGGCCTTGCCCATCATCAGCCGGGCGAGTTCCAGCTCGATGTGGGCCTGCGCCAGCGGGTGGGCGACGGCCTGGTGGGCGCCGATCGGCGCCTTCCACACCTGGCGCTCCTTGGCGTAGCGGACGGCCTGGGCGAGGGCGTAGCGGCCCATGCCGATGGCGAACGCGGCGGTCATGATCCGCTCGGGGTTGAGTCCGGCGAACAGCTGCAGCAGTCCGGCGTCCTCCTCGCCGACCAGTGCCTCCGCGGGTAGCCGCACGTCGTCCAGGGTCAGCTCGAACTGCTTCTCCTGGGCGTCGAGTTCCATGTCGATCCGCCGGCGGCCGAAGCCGGGGGTGTCGCGCGGGACGACGAAGAGGCAGGGCTTGAGGTTGCCGGTGCGGGCATCGGCGGTACGGCCCACGATGAGGGTGGCGTCGGCGATGTCGACCCCGGAGACGAAGACCTTGCGGCCGGTCAGGACCCAGCCCCGCTCGGTCCGGGTCGCGGTGGTGGTGATGCGGTGCGAGTTGGAGCCGGCGTCGGGTTCGGTGATGCCGAAGGCCATGGTGCGGCTGCCGTCGGCGAGACCGGGCAGCCACTCCCGCTTCTGTTCCGCGGTGCCGAACCTGGCGATGACCGTGCCGCAGATGGCGGGCGAGACGATCATCATCAACAGGGGGGCGCCGGCCGCGCCCGCCTCCTCCAGGACGATGGAGAGTTCGGCGATGCCGCCGCCCCCGCCGCCGTACTCCTCGGGCAGGTTCACGCCGAGGTAGCCGAGTTTGCCGGCCTCGGCCCACAGCGTGGCCCGGTCGAAGCCCTGGCCGTGGCGGTGGCCCAGGGCGGAGACGGCGGCGCGCAGGGCGGTGTGCTCGGCGGTCTCGACGATGGTTCCGGTCATCGCTCTTCCTCCTGTGCTTCGTGCTGGACGACGGCGAGAAGTGCACCGACCTCGACCTGGCGGCCGGGGACGGCGTGGAGCGTGGTGAGCGTGCCGGAGGCGGGAGCGACGACGCGGTGCTCCATCTTCATGGCCTCCAGCCAGAGCAGCGGCTGCCCGGCGGTGACGGTGTCACCGACGGCCAGGCCCTCGGCGACGCGGACGACGGTGCCGGGCATGGGCGCGAGCAGGGAGCCGGGTTCCCGCTGCGCGGTGGGGTCGGGGAAGCGGGGGCGGGCGGTGAGCCGGTGCGGTCCGGCGTGGACGGTGTCCCCGTGCCGGACGACCTCGAAGTCCCTGACGACTCCCCCGATGTCGAGCCGGACACGGTCGGGGGCGACGTCGACGGCGCGGACGCCCTCGGGCGCGAGGATCTCGTACCCGCCGCCCCGGGCGGGCCGGTAGCGGACCTCGTGGTCCCCGTACGTCCGCCGCTGGTCCTGCGAGGGCACGTTGCGCCAGGCGCCGCCGAAGCGTCCGCGGCTGCCGGCCGCCTCCGCGAGCGCGGCGGCCACCGCGGCGTACGCCTCGCCGGGCAGCGGGCGGGTCAGTTCGGCCAGGTTCCGCTCGTAGAAGCCGGTGTCGAGGCGCCGTTCGTCGTGGAAGTCGGGGTGCCGCAGCGAGGCGACCAGCAGGTCCCGGTTGGTGACGGGTCCGTGGATCCGCGCCCGGGACAGGGCGTGCGCGAGGCGACGCACGGCCTCGGCGCGGGTGGGCGCGTGCGCGACGACCTTGGCGAGCAGGGCGTCGTAGTGCACGCCGACGGCGTCGCCGGAGGCGTACCCGCTGTCGACGCGGAGCCGGGCCCCGGCCGCGGCGTCCGGGAAGCCGGTGCCCCGCCGGCCGCCCTCGCGGTCGCCGTCCGTGAGGTCCAGAGTGTGCAGGACGCCGGTCTGCGGGGCCCAGTCCCGCGCAGGGTCCTCCGCGTAGAGGCGGGCCTCGACCGCGTGCCCCCGGGCGGCCGGCGGCTCGGCGGGGAGCGGGGCGCCCTCGGCGACGGCGAGCTGGAGCGCGACCAGGTCCACCCCGAAGACGGCCTCGGTCACCGGGTGTTCGACCTGGAGGCGGGTGTTCATCTCCAGGAAGTGCGCCCGGCCGTCCGCCACCAGGAACTCGACCGTGCCCGCGCCGACGTAGCCGACCGCCTTGGCCGCGGTCACCGCCCGCTCGTGGAGTTCGGCGGCCAGCGCGGGCGGCAGGCCGGGTGCCGGGGCCTCCTCGACGACCTTCTGGTGACGGCGCTGGAGCGAGCAGTCGCGGGTGCCGAGCGCCCATACCGTGCCGTGCGCGTCGGACAGGATCTGCACCTCGACGTGCCGGCCGTTCTCGACGTACGGCTCGACGAACACCTCCCCGTCTCCGAAGGCGCTCGCCGCCTCCGCCGACGCCGCG encodes:
- a CDS encoding enoyl-CoA hydratase family protein; translation: MTLVTAACERGITTLTLDSPANRNALSAALVAELAAALTACGKDPGVRAVVLAHTGSTFSAGADLKAPPNPYTFVALLRQLVELPKPVVGVVRGHARAGGLGLLGACDLVVASETADFALTEVRIGVAPAVISLTLLPKLEQRAAARYYLTGERFGPAEAIRMGLVTASDEDLDGILDGLRKGSPQGLAESKRLVAARVLETFERDAEELVRRSATLFASAEAREGMTAFLERRDPEWVW
- a CDS encoding 4-coumarate--CoA ligase family protein, translated to MVFLSEYADVPAVSQPIHEAVLGHAAERGDLPALIDGNGGTTLSYAQVDLFHRRIAAGLAEAGLRKGDVLALHSPNTVLFPVAFYAASRAGASVTTVHPLSTPEEFAKQLRDCGARWIVTVSPLLDAARHAARLAGGVEEILVCDRAEGHRSLQAMLGTQAPEPEVPIDPDEDIAALPYSSGTTGVPKGVMLTHRSIATNLAQLEPLIPMGPGDRILAVLPFFHIYGLTALMNAPLRKGAAVVVLPRFDLDEFLAAIEKHRINALYVAPPIVLALAKHPSVARYDLSSLRYIVCSAAPLDGALARACSERLKLPPIRQAYGMTELSPGTHVVPLRAPAPPPGTVGKLLPSTEMRLVSLADPARDAAVGEEGEIAIRGPQVMKGYLGRPDATAAMIDAEGWVRTGDVGRVDEDGWLFVVDRVKELIKYKGFQVAPAELEALLLTHQGVADAAVIGVYDEDGNEIPKAYVVRQAGAEELSAREVTDFVAGKVAPYKKIRRVEFVDTVPRAASGKILRRELREREGA
- a CDS encoding acetyl/propionyl/methylcrotonyl-CoA carboxylase subunit alpha yields the protein MIQSVLVANRGEIACRVFRTCRDRGIATVAVYADADRSALHVREADTAVRLPGATPAETYLRGDLVVKAALAAGADAVHPGYGFLSENAEFARSVADAGLIWIGPPPAAIEAMASKTRAKELLGVAPLAEVTEADLPVLVKAAAGGGGRGMRIVRELAALEGEMAAASAEAASAFGDGEVFVEPYVENGRHVEVQILSDAHGTVWALGTRDCSLQRRHQKVVEEAPAPGLPPALAAELHERAVTAAKAVGYVGAGTVEFLVADGRAHFLEMNTRLQVEHPVTEAVFGVDLVALQLAVAEGAPLPAEPPAARGHAVEARLYAEDPARDWAPQTGVLHTLDLTDGDREGGRRGTGFPDAAAGARLRVDSGYASGDAVGVHYDALLAKVVAHAPTRAEAVRRLAHALSRARIHGPVTNRDLLVASLRHPDFHDERRLDTGFYERNLAELTRPLPGEAYAAVAAALAEAAGSRGRFGGAWRNVPSQDQRRTYGDHEVRYRPARGGGYEILAPEGVRAVDVAPDRVRLDIGGVVRDFEVVRHGDTVHAGPHRLTARPRFPDPTAQREPGSLLAPMPGTVVRVAEGLAVGDTVTAGQPLLWLEAMKMEHRVVAPASGTLTTLHAVPGRQVEVGALLAVVQHEAQEEER
- a CDS encoding acyl-CoA dehydrogenase family protein, which gives rise to MTGTIVETAEHTALRAAVSALGHRHGQGFDRATLWAEAGKLGYLGVNLPEEYGGGGGGIAELSIVLEEAGAAGAPLLMMIVSPAICGTVIARFGTAEQKREWLPGLADGSRTMAFGITEPDAGSNSHRITTTATRTERGWVLTGRKVFVSGVDIADATLIVGRTADARTGNLKPCLFVVPRDTPGFGRRRIDMELDAQEKQFELTLDDVRLPAEALVGEEDAGLLQLFAGLNPERIMTAAFAIGMGRYALAQAVRYAKERQVWKAPIGAHQAVAHPLAQAHIELELARLMMGKAAHLYDAGDDAGAGEAANMAKYAAAEACVKAVDQAVHTLGGNGLTREYGLARLIAASRVARIAPVSREMILNYVSHQSLGLPKSY